The following proteins are co-located in the uncultured Propionivibrio sp. genome:
- a CDS encoding amino acid ABC transporter permease, whose protein sequence is MISFSLWDIVRNLAIGGALTLLLSLVAFVLGGAAGLLVLFARIGKWRVPRALAQQHIELFQGTPLLLQLFTLFFGLSLFGLDMPAWLAAALGLTLFTSAFLAEIWRGCVESVPKGQWEASACLAMTYWEQMRHVILPQAMRLAIAPTVGFAVQVVKGTAVTSIIGFAELTKTGSMIANATFQPFLVYSLVALGYFVLCYPLSHYAQSLERKLHAAR, encoded by the coding sequence ATGATCTCATTTTCTCTGTGGGATATCGTGCGCAATCTGGCGATCGGCGGCGCGCTGACGCTGCTGCTGTCGCTGGTGGCTTTCGTGCTCGGCGGCGCCGCCGGATTGCTTGTTCTCTTCGCCCGTATCGGAAAATGGCGCGTGCCGCGCGCACTGGCGCAACAGCACATCGAACTGTTTCAGGGCACGCCGCTGCTGCTGCAACTATTCACGCTATTCTTCGGCCTGTCGCTTTTTGGCCTCGACATGCCGGCATGGCTGGCAGCCGCCCTCGGCCTGACCTTGTTCACCAGTGCCTTTCTCGCCGAAATCTGGCGCGGCTGCGTCGAGTCCGTACCGAAAGGCCAATGGGAGGCCTCCGCCTGCCTGGCGATGACCTACTGGGAACAGATGCGCCACGTGATCCTGCCGCAAGCCATGCGCCTGGCCATCGCACCGACCGTCGGCTTCGCCGTGCAAGTGGTCAAGGGGACCGCCGTCACCTCAATCATCGGATTTGCCGAACTGACCAAGACCGGTTCGATGATCGCCAACGCCACCTTCCAGCCGTTCCTTGTGTATAGCCTGGTCGCGCTCGGTTACTTCGTCCTCTGCTATCCGCTCTCGCATTATGCTCAATCGCTGGAAAGGAAACTCCATGCCGCTCGTTAG
- a CDS encoding paraquat-inducible protein A, translating into MATVTAASRGLAVCEVCGRLTPLAEASHCPRCGAPLHLRKPDSLGRCWALLLSAYVLYLPANLLVVMQTRSPFGAEDSTILSGVAYLWNSGSWSLAVVVFAASVVVPMLKLFSLTYLLLSVGRRSVRHRRARGRLFRMLELIGRWSMLDVYVVTLLVALVQVQSLAVIVPGPGIVAFGAVVVLSMLATMAFDPRLIWDAGSPAPFPEKTE; encoded by the coding sequence ATGGCGACGGTCACTGCCGCCAGTCGCGGCCTCGCCGTCTGCGAGGTCTGCGGACGCCTGACGCCGCTGGCCGAGGCGTCGCACTGCCCACGGTGCGGGGCGCCGTTGCATCTGCGCAAGCCCGACAGTCTCGGGCGCTGCTGGGCGCTGCTCCTCTCCGCCTATGTGCTCTACCTGCCGGCCAACCTGCTCGTCGTGATGCAGACGCGCTCGCCCTTCGGTGCCGAGGACAGCACGATCCTGAGCGGCGTGGCGTATTTGTGGAATTCGGGGTCCTGGTCGCTGGCCGTCGTGGTGTTCGCGGCCAGTGTCGTGGTGCCGATGCTGAAGTTGTTTTCGCTGACCTACCTGCTGCTCTCGGTCGGGCGGCGCTCGGTCCGCCACCGCCGTGCACGCGGTCGTCTCTTCCGCATGCTCGAACTGATCGGGCGCTGGTCGATGCTCGATGTCTATGTGGTGACTTTGCTGGTCGCGCTGGTTCAGGTGCAGTCCCTGGCCGTCATCGTTCCGGGGCCCGGCATCGTCGCCTTTGGCGCGGTCGTGGTCCTCAGCATGCTCGCGACCATGGCCTTCGATCCGCGGCTGATCTGGGATGCCGGGTCGCCGGCGCCTTTTCCGGAAAAAACTGAATGA
- a CDS encoding methyl-accepting chemotaxis protein gives MLNNLKISTKVYATIALILALLMLVALFAFDGLGKVAEGSRRSNEVQGIVKNLLEARRHEKNLIIRTEAVYRDNTLKAIESVKRQARESREHFPDSESKKLMDDVLASVDKYESAFRQMADAILANAMQGSALSDLDKQMVDAARKVQEHCEQAILKQSDSMERTVSFASRSILMLAGVAILLGFGAGMLLVKEIVSSFRKATTGAAALASGDLTIDRLESGPTEIGRLGNAFNELTANVDSMLRSTMQTAATVSVSAQKVHSASQAIGACVSEIANQVSAAAAASEEMAAASEEIAKNCEIAADGAMTATNTAQAGSATIDRQIRLMRQIAVTVEASSKTVSSLGARSSQIGTIIGTIQEIAEQTNLLALNAAIEAARAGEQGRGFAVVADEVRKLAERTGKETQEISQMIQAIQDETRMAVTAMENGMKQVEAGTHEAAHSEEALKAIIAQVESVSAQMSHIAAAAEEQTAATEEISANMEGISAAVERTAKECQISTQVANSMTGIAEKLMSGMAKFTLDEDTSVSLNKAKSAHMIFIGKIKAHLDGAIKVDPMLLPTHLTCAFGQWYQAKGHESCGHSALYSLIDAPHARVHELGKRAIEAFNSGDALKARALCDEMQSNSMELVGMLDELLASLPAKS, from the coding sequence ATGCTGAATAACCTGAAAATCAGTACCAAGGTTTACGCGACCATTGCCTTGATTCTCGCGCTCTTAATGCTGGTCGCATTATTCGCGTTCGACGGGTTGGGTAAGGTTGCCGAAGGCTCGCGCCGGTCCAACGAAGTGCAGGGGATTGTGAAGAATCTCCTCGAGGCGCGTCGCCATGAAAAGAACCTCATCATTCGAACAGAGGCGGTGTATCGGGATAACACCCTGAAAGCCATTGAGTCGGTCAAACGTCAGGCGCGCGAGTCAAGGGAGCATTTCCCCGACAGCGAAAGCAAGAAGTTGATGGACGACGTTCTTGCTTCGGTCGACAAGTACGAGAGTGCGTTCAGGCAGATGGCCGACGCGATCCTCGCGAACGCCATGCAAGGGTCTGCCTTGTCCGATCTCGACAAACAGATGGTGGATGCGGCACGCAAGGTTCAGGAACATTGCGAACAGGCGATATTGAAGCAGTCGGATTCGATGGAGAGGACCGTGTCATTCGCCAGTCGCTCAATTCTGATGCTGGCGGGTGTGGCGATTCTGCTGGGATTCGGCGCCGGCATGCTGTTGGTGAAGGAAATCGTGAGTTCTTTTCGCAAGGCCACGACTGGCGCTGCGGCGCTTGCAAGCGGCGATCTGACGATCGATCGGCTGGAATCAGGTCCGACGGAAATCGGGCGTCTCGGCAATGCTTTCAACGAATTGACTGCCAATGTGGACTCGATGCTTCGAAGCACGATGCAAACAGCCGCAACAGTTTCCGTATCTGCCCAGAAGGTCCATTCTGCATCCCAGGCAATCGGCGCCTGTGTTTCCGAAATTGCCAATCAGGTGTCGGCCGCCGCAGCCGCCAGCGAGGAAATGGCAGCCGCTTCCGAAGAAATCGCCAAGAATTGCGAAATTGCGGCGGATGGCGCCATGACGGCGACAAACACGGCACAAGCGGGGTCGGCAACGATCGATCGGCAGATCCGATTGATGCGGCAGATTGCCGTCACGGTCGAAGCTTCCTCGAAAACCGTATCGAGTCTGGGCGCGCGCAGTTCCCAGATCGGGACCATCATCGGGACCATTCAGGAGATTGCCGAACAGACGAATCTGCTGGCGCTGAACGCAGCCATCGAAGCCGCTCGTGCCGGAGAGCAGGGACGGGGATTTGCCGTTGTTGCCGATGAAGTGCGCAAACTGGCTGAGCGGACCGGCAAGGAAACGCAGGAAATCAGTCAGATGATCCAGGCAATTCAGGATGAGACGAGAATGGCCGTCACGGCCATGGAAAACGGCATGAAACAGGTGGAGGCCGGAACGCACGAAGCTGCGCATTCCGAGGAGGCACTGAAGGCAATCATTGCCCAGGTAGAGTCGGTGTCCGCCCAGATGAGCCACATTGCAGCGGCGGCAGAAGAACAAACGGCAGCGACCGAAGAGATTTCGGCCAATATGGAAGGTATTTCGGCGGCCGTTGAAAGAACTGCGAAAGAGTGCCAGATATCAACGCAGGTAGCGAACAGCATGACCGGCATCGCCGAGAAGCTGATGTCCGGAATGGCCAAGTTTACGCTTGACGAAGATACGAGCGTGTCGCTGAACAAGGCCAAGAGCGCCCACATGATCTTTATCGGAAAAATCAAAGCGCATCTGGACGGTGCGATTAAAGTCGATCCGATGCTTCTTCCGACGCATCTCACTTGCGCCTTCGGGCAATGGTATCAAGCCAAAGGGCATGAGTCCTGCGGTCACAGCGCGTTGTATTCGCTGATCGATGCGCCCCATGCAAGAGTCCACGAACTTGGCAAGCGGGCTATCGAAGCTTTCAACTCTGGAGACGCGCTGAAAGCGCGTGCCTTGTGCGACGAAATGCAAAGCAATTCGATGGAACTTGTCGGCATGCTGGATGAATTGCTGGCATCGCTTCCGGCGAAGTCGTGA
- a CDS encoding amino acid ABC transporter ATP-binding protein codes for MPLVSTNRLHKFYGKNHVLRGIKLDVEEGEVVTIVGRSGSGKSALLRTLNGLESIDDGVIEVDGERLEVDRADADTLRALRQKIGMVFQQFNLFPHLTVGQNVMLAPQVVKKMTNAERERIARDMLSRVGLAEKFDAFPDQLSGGQQQRVAIARALAMSPKVLLCDEITSALDPELVNEVLTVVRRLAAEGMTLIMVTHEMRFAREVSDKLVFMHEGRIHETGHPQEMFAKPATPEFAAFVGSIN; via the coding sequence ATGCCGCTCGTTAGCACCAATCGCCTGCACAAATTCTATGGCAAAAACCACGTGCTCCGGGGCATCAAGCTCGACGTCGAGGAAGGCGAGGTGGTCACCATCGTCGGCCGCAGCGGATCGGGCAAGAGCGCGCTGCTGCGTACGCTCAACGGACTGGAAAGCATCGACGACGGTGTCATCGAGGTCGACGGCGAGCGGCTGGAAGTCGACCGAGCCGATGCAGACACATTGCGCGCGCTGCGCCAGAAAATTGGCATGGTCTTTCAGCAATTCAACCTGTTTCCCCACCTCACCGTCGGGCAGAACGTCATGCTCGCCCCGCAGGTCGTCAAAAAAATGACAAATGCTGAGCGAGAACGGATTGCCCGCGACATGCTGTCCCGTGTCGGCCTTGCCGAAAAATTCGATGCGTTCCCCGACCAGCTTTCCGGTGGCCAGCAGCAGCGCGTGGCCATTGCCCGCGCGCTGGCCATGTCGCCGAAAGTCCTGCTCTGCGACGAGATCACCTCCGCGCTCGACCCGGAGCTAGTCAATGAAGTACTGACCGTTGTGCGCCGGCTCGCCGCCGAAGGCATGACGCTGATCATGGTCACGCACGAGATGCGCTTCGCGCGTGAGGTCAGCGACAAACTGGTGTTCATGCACGAAGGCCGCATCCACGAAACCGGGCATCCGCAGGAAATGTTCGCCAAGCCTGCAACGCCGGAATTCGCCGCCTTCGTCGGATCGATCAATTGA
- a CDS encoding DMT family transporter, producing MSRLPAGTPKGILLVMTAVVFFSVGDLLAKQLTRDYPIPLIVWARFTFHLLFVIVALGPRHRLALFRTRFPGIQFLRGLMLLFGSIFFITALKYMPLAETTAIAYLAPILVTLMSVVFLKEKVDLGRWIAILCSFVGVLTIIRPGSSVFTWAVLLPIANALAFATYQILTRRIAGLESPYTSILYAGLVGSLLSLATLPEAWTLPKSPVHLLLFLGIGILGSAGHLILIKAYNHAPLSRLAPFSYSQLIWVAIIGYVVFDDFPDAWSLTGIAILLASGIYIAGRARQGDPVQTS from the coding sequence ATGAGCAGGTTGCCGGCCGGAACCCCCAAAGGCATCCTTCTCGTCATGACTGCGGTCGTCTTCTTCTCGGTCGGCGACCTCCTGGCCAAGCAACTGACCCGCGACTACCCGATTCCATTGATCGTCTGGGCGCGCTTCACCTTTCACCTGCTCTTCGTCATCGTCGCCCTCGGCCCGCGTCATCGCCTGGCGCTCTTCCGCACCCGCTTTCCCGGCATCCAGTTTCTGCGCGGCTTGATGCTGCTGTTCGGGTCGATCTTCTTCATCACGGCACTCAAGTACATGCCGCTCGCCGAGACCACGGCAATCGCCTATCTGGCGCCGATCCTCGTCACCCTGATGTCGGTCGTCTTCCTCAAGGAGAAGGTCGACCTCGGCCGCTGGATCGCGATTCTCTGCAGTTTCGTCGGTGTCCTGACGATCATCCGTCCGGGCAGCAGCGTATTCACCTGGGCCGTGTTGCTGCCGATCGCCAACGCGCTCGCCTTCGCCACCTACCAGATCCTGACGCGCCGCATCGCCGGCCTCGAAAGCCCCTACACCTCGATCCTCTACGCCGGTCTCGTCGGCTCGCTGCTCTCGCTCGCGACGCTGCCGGAGGCCTGGACATTGCCGAAATCGCCGGTGCACCTGCTGCTCTTTCTCGGCATCGGCATCCTCGGCAGCGCCGGCCACCTGATCCTGATCAAGGCCTACAACCACGCACCGCTCTCACGACTCGCCCCCTTCAGCTATTCGCAACTGATCTGGGTGGCGATCATCGGTTACGTCGTCTTTGACGACTTCCCCGATGCCTGGTCGCTGACCGGCATCGCCATCCTGCTGGCCAGCGGTATCTACATCGCCGGCCGCGCCCGCCAGGGCGACCCGGTCCAGACATCCTGA
- a CDS encoding FCD domain-containing protein, producing the protein MPSLSNIAAQNLQRLIANGTYAVGKALPGQRELAETLGISRACLREAISMLEALGLVRSHAGKGVFVTAGTVRNSDDIPQNPNGIRPEAIFQFRFVLEPAAASMVAADHREGSDEFRAIQTRLEAALHGFDLVTAAQCDMEFHHTVAWRSGNEAFASVVEKYKSQVAYSLQLPFANPKSIWETADEHRAVIDAIAAHDPGAARLAMQTHLVRAAARIGIRFFQP; encoded by the coding sequence ATGCCGAGCCTTTCGAATATCGCCGCCCAGAATCTGCAACGCCTGATTGCCAATGGCACTTACGCCGTCGGCAAAGCCCTGCCGGGACAGCGCGAACTCGCTGAAACGCTTGGCATCAGTCGCGCCTGCCTGCGCGAGGCCATTTCAATGCTTGAAGCGCTCGGCCTCGTTCGCTCGCATGCCGGCAAGGGCGTGTTCGTCACCGCCGGAACGGTGCGCAATTCCGACGACATACCCCAAAACCCAAACGGCATTCGACCGGAAGCGATATTCCAGTTTCGTTTCGTGCTCGAACCGGCGGCGGCCAGCATGGTTGCCGCTGATCATCGCGAGGGCAGTGACGAGTTCCGCGCCATCCAGACACGTCTCGAAGCGGCGCTACACGGTTTCGATCTCGTCACCGCCGCCCAATGCGACATGGAATTCCATCACACCGTCGCCTGGCGATCGGGCAACGAAGCCTTCGCCTCGGTGGTGGAAAAGTACAAGTCGCAAGTCGCCTACAGCCTGCAGCTTCCGTTCGCCAATCCCAAAAGCATCTGGGAAACGGCGGACGAACACCGCGCCGTCATTGACGCCATTGCCGCCCACGATCCCGGGGCCGCGCGCCTTGCCATGCAAACCCACCTCGTGCGTGCCGCTGCCCGCATCGGCATCCGTTTTTTTCAACCCTAG
- a CDS encoding paraquat-inducible protein A: MTPIACHECDLLLMPLELRASRSQAFCPRCGARLYACHHDRLEKILALTVAALTLLLTAISFPIVGLDIQGHYAETTVLDAALALWREERGLLAGLVLLTTVLMPLFELGAILWLALPLWRGWRPWGFARVFRLLRLAHPWAMVEVFVLGVLVSLVKLSHLADVLPGPAMACFGGLMALLAALSALIDPPALWQAWDDARPLPSVRGAVSGRFGRARG, encoded by the coding sequence ATGACTCCGATCGCCTGTCATGAATGTGATCTCCTGCTGATGCCGCTGGAATTGCGTGCGTCGCGCAGTCAGGCGTTCTGCCCGCGTTGCGGCGCGCGGCTGTATGCCTGTCATCACGATCGCCTGGAAAAGATCCTGGCGCTGACGGTGGCGGCATTGACCCTGCTGCTGACGGCAATCAGTTTTCCGATCGTCGGTCTCGACATCCAGGGCCATTATGCCGAAACGACGGTGCTCGATGCCGCGCTGGCGCTCTGGCGCGAGGAGCGCGGACTGCTTGCCGGCCTGGTGTTGCTGACTACCGTGTTGATGCCGCTTTTTGAATTGGGCGCCATCCTGTGGCTGGCGCTGCCGCTATGGCGCGGGTGGCGGCCGTGGGGGTTCGCGCGGGTGTTCCGTTTGCTCCGTCTGGCGCATCCCTGGGCGATGGTTGAGGTGTTCGTGCTCGGCGTGCTGGTGTCGCTGGTCAAACTCTCGCATCTGGCCGACGTGCTGCCGGGGCCGGCGATGGCCTGTTTCGGTGGTTTGATGGCGCTGCTCGCCGCCTTGTCGGCGCTGATCGACCCGCCGGCGCTGTGGCAGGCCTGGGATGACGCACGACCATTGCCGTCCGTCCGTGGCGCTGTGTCGGGACGTTTCGGGAGGGCGCGCGGTTGA
- a CDS encoding amino acid ABC transporter permease, giving the protein MAYQFDFSFIPDYAGMFAHGVAYTVGLTVAGGVLGIGIGIGGAISRLWDLRPFGKLYRYYVELFRNTPFLVQLFLIFFGLPSLGIKLVEWQAAILAMVLNLGAYSTEIIRAGLQATPPGQIEAAESLAFTRWQTFLYVMLRPALRKVWPALSSQVVITMLGSSVCSQISAEELTFVANFIQSRNFRAFETYFFTTAMYFCLALLIRQAMRLIGRYLVVRRPLS; this is encoded by the coding sequence ATGGCCTATCAATTTGATTTTTCCTTCATCCCGGATTACGCCGGCATGTTCGCTCACGGTGTGGCCTACACCGTCGGACTGACTGTCGCCGGCGGCGTGCTCGGCATCGGGATCGGGATCGGCGGTGCGATCAGCCGCCTCTGGGACCTGCGGCCGTTCGGAAAGCTCTATCGGTATTACGTCGAACTGTTCCGCAACACGCCCTTCCTCGTGCAACTGTTCCTGATCTTTTTCGGACTGCCCTCGCTCGGCATCAAGCTGGTCGAGTGGCAGGCGGCGATCCTCGCCATGGTGCTCAACCTTGGCGCCTACAGCACCGAGATCATCCGCGCCGGCCTGCAAGCCACACCCCCCGGACAAATCGAGGCGGCCGAATCCCTGGCCTTCACGCGTTGGCAGACTTTCCTGTACGTCATGTTGCGCCCCGCGCTGCGCAAGGTCTGGCCGGCCTTGTCCAGCCAGGTGGTCATCACCATGCTCGGCTCGTCAGTGTGCTCGCAAATCTCGGCGGAGGAACTGACCTTCGTCGCCAACTTCATCCAATCGCGTAACTTTCGTGCCTTTGAGACCTATTTTTTTACCACCGCCATGTATTTTTGCCTCGCCTTGCTGATCCGCCAGGCGATGCGTCTCATTGGCCGTTACCTGGTCGTGCGGAGGCCATTGTCATGA
- a CDS encoding diguanylate cyclase, protein MTKELNAKRVISWTIGTVVIVIIAISTAFVFILREREIDTWHRQVENLSLAMEVQTVQSMSSARIAMDSIAERIAIMGIRNAAELRSRAKTEALHRIMRDTIAGLTQIDVATVVAADGDVINFTRSFPAPAINLSDRDYFRAHRDTAALDMFISQPVRNKANDKWLFYLSRRLNDSNGKFMGLVLVGISVDQLTSLYERLGRNLGEGAVITLYRDDATVLARWPREEPAGNDFPRITPRHPPGETPGDPPAVIYTSASRLTGAGASTPRLSAVRMFDRLPMMISVTVTEKFILANWRLAIASITSVAIGSTAALILVMFILLRLARQREQAANLLRELTDQVPGMLFQFRLFPDGRTSFSYVNQVGLSMHNLKSDDFPLDAERLFAQVHPDDKDGFRASIQESARNLQHWRQDYRLLLPDRRVVWRNGSSRPQKLEDGTILWHGYIADITEAKHAEEALRLSEDRLSHAELIARSGNWELHLDTGTMIPSKGAARIYGVDEAHYALPIAQAASLPEYRSLLDAALRDLIDLGKPYDVVFKIRTADTREIKDIHSIAAFDKEKRVVFGVIQDITDQKRAEEEQRLAATVFSHAREGIFITNAEGVILDVNQMFTRITGFSRAEAIGETPRLLSSGRHDKSFYMSLWFDLIDKGHWAGEIWNRRKDGTLFPEMLTISAVRDHRGKTLQYVALFSDITETKNHEQQLRHMAHYDGLTRLPNRTLLADRLQQAMSLAVRRKQIVAVCYLDLDGFKDVNDRYGHAVGDQLLIALAAIMKQELRESDTLARIGGDEFIAVLLDLADEESSLITVERLIQTVARPIQLGDVVIQVSASLGVTFFPQEEAVDADQLLRQADQAMYQAKSGGKNRYCVFRHKRAHDQLARDPDSN, encoded by the coding sequence GTGACGAAAGAGCTTAACGCCAAGCGCGTCATCTCCTGGACGATAGGAACCGTGGTTATCGTGATCATCGCGATATCGACGGCTTTCGTATTCATCCTTCGGGAACGGGAAATCGATACGTGGCACCGCCAGGTTGAAAACCTGTCCCTGGCAATGGAGGTGCAAACTGTGCAATCGATGTCGTCGGCGCGCATTGCGATGGACAGCATTGCCGAACGCATCGCCATCATGGGCATTCGCAACGCAGCGGAGTTGCGTTCCCGGGCAAAGACCGAAGCCCTGCACCGGATCATGCGCGACACGATCGCCGGCCTGACCCAAATCGATGTCGCCACCGTCGTCGCCGCCGATGGCGATGTCATCAATTTCACCCGCTCGTTTCCCGCGCCGGCCATCAACCTGTCGGATCGCGATTACTTCCGCGCCCATCGCGACACTGCGGCGCTCGACATGTTCATCAGCCAACCCGTAAGAAACAAAGCCAATGACAAATGGCTTTTTTACCTGAGTCGGCGACTGAACGATTCGAACGGAAAATTCATGGGGCTGGTTCTTGTCGGAATTTCCGTGGACCAGCTCACCAGCCTGTACGAACGTCTGGGCAGGAATCTCGGCGAGGGGGCCGTCATCACGCTCTATCGCGATGACGCAACCGTCCTGGCGCGTTGGCCGCGCGAGGAACCCGCTGGCAACGACTTCCCGCGCATCACCCCACGCCATCCACCTGGCGAGACACCGGGAGACCCCCCGGCGGTCATTTACACAAGCGCTTCCAGACTCACGGGGGCTGGCGCATCAACGCCCCGACTGAGCGCCGTGAGGATGTTCGACCGGCTGCCGATGATGATCAGCGTGACGGTCACCGAGAAATTCATTCTGGCAAACTGGCGACTTGCGATCGCATCGATAACCTCTGTTGCCATCGGAAGCACAGCCGCACTGATTCTGGTGATGTTCATTCTGCTGCGCCTGGCGCGACAACGTGAACAGGCGGCCAATCTTCTGCGGGAACTGACGGATCAGGTGCCGGGGATGCTGTTTCAATTCCGCTTGTTCCCCGATGGACGGACGTCCTTTTCCTATGTCAATCAGGTCGGGCTGTCGATGCACAACCTGAAGAGCGATGACTTCCCCCTGGACGCCGAGCGACTCTTTGCCCAGGTGCATCCGGATGACAAGGATGGCTTCCGCGCATCGATACAGGAATCTGCCCGCAACCTCCAGCATTGGCGGCAAGACTATCGCCTGCTGCTTCCGGACAGACGCGTCGTCTGGCGAAACGGAAGCTCGCGCCCCCAGAAGCTCGAGGACGGCACAATCCTCTGGCATGGTTACATCGCCGACATCACCGAAGCCAAGCATGCGGAAGAAGCGCTGAGATTGAGCGAAGACCGACTGTCTCACGCCGAACTCATCGCCAGATCCGGGAACTGGGAACTCCATCTCGACACCGGGACGATGATCCCGTCAAAGGGCGCCGCTCGGATTTATGGCGTCGACGAAGCTCACTATGCATTGCCAATCGCGCAGGCAGCGTCTCTTCCGGAATATCGCTCGCTGCTCGATGCCGCCCTGAGAGACCTGATCGATCTCGGCAAACCTTACGACGTCGTCTTCAAGATCAGGACGGCAGACACCAGGGAGATCAAGGATATTCATTCGATCGCCGCTTTCGACAAGGAAAAGCGGGTCGTGTTTGGCGTCATCCAGGACATCACCGACCAGAAACGTGCCGAGGAAGAACAGCGTCTGGCGGCAACGGTGTTTTCACACGCGCGAGAAGGAATCTTCATTACCAACGCCGAAGGGGTCATCCTCGATGTGAATCAGATGTTCACCCGGATTACCGGCTTCAGTCGCGCCGAGGCCATCGGCGAAACGCCCCGCCTGCTCAGTTCGGGGCGCCATGACAAATCGTTTTACATGTCCCTGTGGTTCGACCTCATCGACAAAGGACACTGGGCCGGCGAAATCTGGAATCGACGCAAGGACGGCACCCTGTTCCCGGAAATGCTGACCATCAGCGCCGTACGGGATCATCGCGGGAAGACATTGCAATACGTAGCCCTGTTCTCCGACATCACCGAAACCAAGAACCACGAACAGCAACTGAGGCACATGGCCCACTACGATGGCCTCACCCGTTTGCCGAATCGAACGCTGCTTGCCGACCGCCTGCAGCAGGCGATGTCGCTGGCGGTCAGACGCAAGCAGATCGTCGCCGTATGCTACCTGGATCTTGACGGATTCAAGGACGTCAATGACAGGTACGGACATGCTGTCGGCGATCAACTCCTGATTGCGCTTGCGGCGATCATGAAACAGGAACTGCGCGAGTCCGACACGCTCGCCCGCATCGGCGGAGATGAATTCATCGCCGTATTGCTCGATCTGGCGGATGAAGAATCCTCCCTGATCACCGTCGAGCGCCTGATTCAGACGGTCGCTCGACCAATCCAGCTTGGCGACGTCGTGATACAGGTCTCCGCCAGTCTCGGCGTCACCTTTTTTCCGCAAGAGGAAGCGGTCGATGCCGATCAACTATTGCGCCAGGCGGATCAGGCCATGTATCAGGCAAAGTCCGGCGGAAAGAACCGCTACTGCGTCTTTCGCCACAAGCGGGCGCATGACCAACTCGCACGAGACCCGGACTCGAACTGA
- a CDS encoding transporter substrate-binding domain-containing protein, producing the protein MINRFLRSLTLASTLVLTALAPSAHADALANITKSGTIKIAVPQDFPPFGSVGADMKPSGYDIDFANLIGKELGAKVELVPVSSANRVPFLTTGKVDLVISSMGKNAEREKVIDFSTAYAPFFNGIFGPDEIKVGKADELAGRTISVTRGSVEDLELSKIAPTSAVIKRFEDNNATITAYLSGQTQLIATGNVVAAAVNERSKLRRLSTKFLIKDSPCFVGLAKGEAALQTKVNEIIAKAKKSGALNDISQRWLHAALPAGL; encoded by the coding sequence ATGATCAACCGCTTCCTTCGTTCTCTCACGCTGGCCAGCACATTGGTCTTGACCGCGCTCGCGCCGAGCGCCCACGCCGACGCCCTGGCCAACATCACGAAATCCGGCACCATCAAGATCGCCGTGCCGCAGGATTTCCCGCCATTCGGCAGTGTCGGCGCAGACATGAAGCCAAGTGGGTATGACATCGATTTCGCCAACCTGATCGGCAAGGAGCTCGGCGCCAAGGTCGAACTCGTGCCCGTATCCAGCGCCAACCGGGTGCCGTTCCTGACCACCGGCAAGGTCGATCTTGTGATCTCCAGCATGGGCAAGAACGCGGAGCGAGAGAAGGTCATCGACTTCTCGACCGCCTACGCGCCCTTCTTCAACGGCATTTTCGGCCCTGATGAAATCAAGGTGGGAAAGGCGGATGAACTCGCCGGCAGGACCATCTCGGTGACACGCGGCTCGGTCGAAGATCTGGAGCTCTCGAAGATCGCCCCGACAAGCGCAGTCATCAAACGCTTCGAGGACAACAATGCCACCATCACGGCCTACCTCTCCGGCCAGACACAACTGATCGCCACGGGCAATGTCGTTGCCGCCGCGGTCAATGAGCGGAGCAAGCTGCGCCGTCTGTCGACCAAGTTCCTGATCAAGGATTCGCCGTGCTTTGTCGGTTTGGCGAAGGGCGAAGCCGCCCTGCAGACGAAGGTCAACGAGATCATCGCCAAAGCCAAGAAGAGTGGCGCGCTCAATGACATCTCGCAGCGCTGGTTGCATGCGGCCTTGCCGGCCGGACTTTAA